Proteins from a single region of Nomia melanderi isolate GNS246 chromosome 11, iyNomMela1, whole genome shotgun sequence:
- the LOC116432015 gene encoding uncharacterized protein LOC116432015 isoform X1 — protein MELREVNRTFDAAEETAELLPSSQNDNTELESYFIEYAIQKEMINRNRCPASRRLLSQTAHLAEFNFANGNHQKDSPCIGISMIHTSNANWPPSRKREEAKALENLRKRVEQSKLYKSTRASDTCGSTSISLVLNDNRNEQLDNRPKLLKKILSNRPMSIAHDSNDLETDWRDSEFITECLCWHNVYRQRHNAPPLTMSPQLCEYAQTWANHLAHTNTFYYRNDREVGQNLYCRPGGAVPTDVTGQDVASYWYSAVKQYNFLKEPDILHANVNAGHFTQLIWANSRYFGVGKARSRSGKVIVVANYQPVGNISGQFQSNVLPPLPENVNMALSSPPPPPPPPLPLPLLQTSGKIYREHYVASDSPVPASSSVPPSDTASTDSDRSSVSSTQ, from the exons ATGGAGTTACGCGAAGTGAACCGCACTTTTGACGCTGCGGAAGAGACTGCAGAACTTTTACCATCCTCGCAGAATGACAACACGGAACTCGAGAGTTATTTCATCGAATACGCGATTcaaaaagaaatgataaatcGAAATCGATGCCCCGCCAGTCGTCGTTTGCTCAGTCAGACCGCTCATTTGGCGGAGTTCAATTTCGCCAATGGTAATCATCAAAAG GATTCGCCGTGCATCGGAATTAGTATGATACACACGTCGAACGCAAATTGGCCTCCTTCCAGGAAAAGAGAAGAAGCGAAAGCATTGGAAAACCTTCGCAAACGAGTCGAACAATCCAAATTGTACAAATCGACTAGAGCTTCTGATACTTGTGGGTCAACTTCCATTTCTCTGGTCTTGAATGACAATCGAAACGAACAACTCGATAATCGGCCGAAGCTTTTAAAAAAG ATCCTGAGTAACAGACCGATGAGTATCGCGCACGACAGTAACGATCTGGAGACTGACTGGCGAGACAGTGAATTTATTACGGAATGTTTATGCTGGCACAATGTGTATCGACAAAGGCACAACGCACCGCCGTTGACGATGTCGCCACAG TTGTGTGAGTACGCTCAAACATGGGCCAATCATTTGGCGCACACGAAcacattttattatagaaacGATCGGGAGGTGGGACAGAATCTTTACTGCCGACCAGGTGGTGCAGTTCCTACAGACGTAACGGGACAAGACGTTGCATCCTACTGGTATTCCGCGGTGAAGCAGTACAATTTCTTGAAAGAACCCGATATTCTTCACGCCAACGTGAACGCAG GTCATTTCACGCAATTAATTTGGGCAAACAGTCGTTACTTTGGTGTCGGGAAAGCTCGCAGTAGAAGTGGCAAAGTGATCGTAGTCGCCAATTATCAGCCGGTTGGCAATATATCCGGGCAATTTCAAAGTAACGTTTTACCACCTCTGCCCGAAAATGTGAATATGGCATTATcatcgccaccgccgccaccgccgccaccgcttCCGCTTCCATTGCTCCAGACGTCGGGGAAAATCTACCGAGAGCATTACGTCGCGTCCGATTCACCGGTTCCGGCGTCGTCATCGGTACCGCCGTCGGACACCGCGTCGACGGACAGTGACCGGTCTTCCGTTAGTTCAACGCAATAA
- the LOC116432015 gene encoding uncharacterized protein LOC116432015 isoform X2: MELREVNRTFDAAEETAELLPSSQNDNTELESYFIEYAIQKEMINRNRCPASRRLLSQTAHLAEFNFANGNHQKDSPCIGISMIHTSNANWPPSRKREEAKALENLRKRVEQSKLYKSTRASDTCGSTSISLVLNDNRNEQLDNRPKLLKKLCEYAQTWANHLAHTNTFYYRNDREVGQNLYCRPGGAVPTDVTGQDVASYWYSAVKQYNFLKEPDILHANVNAGHFTQLIWANSRYFGVGKARSRSGKVIVVANYQPVGNISGQFQSNVLPPLPENVNMALSSPPPPPPPPLPLPLLQTSGKIYREHYVASDSPVPASSSVPPSDTASTDSDRSSVSSTQ, encoded by the exons ATGGAGTTACGCGAAGTGAACCGCACTTTTGACGCTGCGGAAGAGACTGCAGAACTTTTACCATCCTCGCAGAATGACAACACGGAACTCGAGAGTTATTTCATCGAATACGCGATTcaaaaagaaatgataaatcGAAATCGATGCCCCGCCAGTCGTCGTTTGCTCAGTCAGACCGCTCATTTGGCGGAGTTCAATTTCGCCAATGGTAATCATCAAAAG GATTCGCCGTGCATCGGAATTAGTATGATACACACGTCGAACGCAAATTGGCCTCCTTCCAGGAAAAGAGAAGAAGCGAAAGCATTGGAAAACCTTCGCAAACGAGTCGAACAATCCAAATTGTACAAATCGACTAGAGCTTCTGATACTTGTGGGTCAACTTCCATTTCTCTGGTCTTGAATGACAATCGAAACGAACAACTCGATAATCGGCCGAAGCTTTTAAAAAAG TTGTGTGAGTACGCTCAAACATGGGCCAATCATTTGGCGCACACGAAcacattttattatagaaacGATCGGGAGGTGGGACAGAATCTTTACTGCCGACCAGGTGGTGCAGTTCCTACAGACGTAACGGGACAAGACGTTGCATCCTACTGGTATTCCGCGGTGAAGCAGTACAATTTCTTGAAAGAACCCGATATTCTTCACGCCAACGTGAACGCAG GTCATTTCACGCAATTAATTTGGGCAAACAGTCGTTACTTTGGTGTCGGGAAAGCTCGCAGTAGAAGTGGCAAAGTGATCGTAGTCGCCAATTATCAGCCGGTTGGCAATATATCCGGGCAATTTCAAAGTAACGTTTTACCACCTCTGCCCGAAAATGTGAATATGGCATTATcatcgccaccgccgccaccgccgccaccgcttCCGCTTCCATTGCTCCAGACGTCGGGGAAAATCTACCGAGAGCATTACGTCGCGTCCGATTCACCGGTTCCGGCGTCGTCATCGGTACCGCCGTCGGACACCGCGTCGACGGACAGTGACCGGTCTTCCGTTAGTTCAACGCAATAA
- the LOC116432015 gene encoding uncharacterized protein LOC116432015 isoform X3 has translation MMKERRTEKCFQDSPCIGISMIHTSNANWPPSRKREEAKALENLRKRVEQSKLYKSTRASDTCGSTSISLVLNDNRNEQLDNRPKLLKKILSNRPMSIAHDSNDLETDWRDSEFITECLCWHNVYRQRHNAPPLTMSPQLCEYAQTWANHLAHTNTFYYRNDREVGQNLYCRPGGAVPTDVTGQDVASYWYSAVKQYNFLKEPDILHANVNAGHFTQLIWANSRYFGVGKARSRSGKVIVVANYQPVGNISGQFQSNVLPPLPENVNMALSSPPPPPPPPLPLPLLQTSGKIYREHYVASDSPVPASSSVPPSDTASTDSDRSSVSSTQ, from the exons ATGATGAAAGAAAGACGGACGGAAAAATGTTTTCAGGATTCGCCGTGCATCGGAATTAGTATGATACACACGTCGAACGCAAATTGGCCTCCTTCCAGGAAAAGAGAAGAAGCGAAAGCATTGGAAAACCTTCGCAAACGAGTCGAACAATCCAAATTGTACAAATCGACTAGAGCTTCTGATACTTGTGGGTCAACTTCCATTTCTCTGGTCTTGAATGACAATCGAAACGAACAACTCGATAATCGGCCGAAGCTTTTAAAAAAG ATCCTGAGTAACAGACCGATGAGTATCGCGCACGACAGTAACGATCTGGAGACTGACTGGCGAGACAGTGAATTTATTACGGAATGTTTATGCTGGCACAATGTGTATCGACAAAGGCACAACGCACCGCCGTTGACGATGTCGCCACAG TTGTGTGAGTACGCTCAAACATGGGCCAATCATTTGGCGCACACGAAcacattttattatagaaacGATCGGGAGGTGGGACAGAATCTTTACTGCCGACCAGGTGGTGCAGTTCCTACAGACGTAACGGGACAAGACGTTGCATCCTACTGGTATTCCGCGGTGAAGCAGTACAATTTCTTGAAAGAACCCGATATTCTTCACGCCAACGTGAACGCAG GTCATTTCACGCAATTAATTTGGGCAAACAGTCGTTACTTTGGTGTCGGGAAAGCTCGCAGTAGAAGTGGCAAAGTGATCGTAGTCGCCAATTATCAGCCGGTTGGCAATATATCCGGGCAATTTCAAAGTAACGTTTTACCACCTCTGCCCGAAAATGTGAATATGGCATTATcatcgccaccgccgccaccgccgccaccgcttCCGCTTCCATTGCTCCAGACGTCGGGGAAAATCTACCGAGAGCATTACGTCGCGTCCGATTCACCGGTTCCGGCGTCGTCATCGGTACCGCCGTCGGACACCGCGTCGACGGACAGTGACCGGTCTTCCGTTAGTTCAACGCAATAA